In Microbacterium sp. 1.5R, the following are encoded in one genomic region:
- a CDS encoding NUDIX hydrolase, producing the protein MSSAPSPWRVVDSKLVHADRWIRVRADDCVDERGHSIAPYYVLEYGDWISVLAVDRDGHAIVVDEYRHGAGIVAVGTIGGGLEAGESPEAAAIRELREETGYEPDEMIDLGPTWANFGSHTNRVHHFLARGCVRVTEQSLDESEAIAVHVVSLDGLGDHLAQSYHQLTWYKAMELLDR; encoded by the coding sequence GTGAGTTCCGCTCCCTCGCCCTGGCGGGTGGTCGACAGCAAGCTGGTGCATGCAGACCGCTGGATCCGCGTGCGCGCGGATGACTGCGTCGACGAGCGAGGACACTCGATCGCTCCGTACTACGTGCTCGAATACGGCGACTGGATCTCGGTGCTCGCCGTCGATCGGGATGGCCACGCGATCGTCGTCGACGAGTATCGCCATGGTGCAGGAATCGTCGCGGTCGGGACGATCGGTGGCGGTCTGGAGGCCGGCGAGTCACCGGAAGCGGCCGCCATCCGCGAGCTGCGCGAGGAGACCGGGTACGAGCCCGACGAGATGATCGACCTCGGTCCCACCTGGGCCAACTTCGGCAGCCACACCAACCGGGTGCATCACTTCCTCGCGCGGGGCTGCGTGCGAGTCACCGAGCAGTCGCTCGATGAGAGCGAGGCGATCGCCGTGCACGTCGTGTCTCTCGATGGCCTCGGCGATCACCTCGCGCAGAGCTACCACCAGCTCACCTGGTACAAGGCGATGGAGCTGCTCGACCGCTGA
- a CDS encoding M3 family metallopeptidase: protein MTDVANPLLQPSTLPYGLPDFAAIRPEHYLPAFQAAFDEHLREITRITMVRSMPTFENTIEALERSGELLDRVAHAFYTVTSADATPEIQEIDEQLAPLMAAHQDAITLDAALYWRVQQVHSHLDDVELDDEQRYLVERHHREMTHAGAALGDEAKSRLTALNQQLSTLNNTFERNLLNDTNDLAVVFDSPEELAGLSSGELSAAARSAADRGLDGRFVISLPLFTGHPHLAQLRDRESRRRILAASQSRASRNNGNDNRPVLAEIVRLRAERAALLGYASHAAYVTADETAGTPDAVERMLRDLAAPSARNARAEKEALQAIVDETEATPFAVEAHDWAFYTEKVRTARYAIDTSALRPWFEAERVLKDGVFFAATKLYGVTFAERRDLRAYHPGARVFEVRDADGSAVGLYVLDLYTRDSKRGGAWMNPIVSQSRLRGTLPVVVNNLNVALPGEGEPTLLTLDEVTTLFHEFGHALHGLFAVVTYPHFAGTNVFRDFVEFPSQVNEMWILWPEVLDNYARHHETGEPLDPAIVERLRATETFNQGHDTSEYLAAAWLDQAWHRVSTQTEILDVADFEAAALADIGLDDPAVPTRYSSTYFAHVFSGGYSAGYYSYIWSEVLDADTVEWFRENGGLTRENGDRFRFRLLGVGGSKDPLDAYRDFRGRDAEIAPLLKRRGLEA from the coding sequence ATGACCGACGTCGCGAATCCCCTGCTTCAGCCGTCCACGCTCCCCTACGGTCTTCCCGACTTCGCTGCCATCAGGCCCGAGCACTACCTGCCGGCATTCCAGGCCGCGTTCGACGAGCACCTCCGAGAGATCACCCGGATCACGATGGTGCGCTCGATGCCCACCTTCGAGAACACGATCGAGGCGCTGGAGCGCTCAGGAGAGCTGCTCGACCGCGTCGCGCACGCGTTCTACACCGTGACCTCGGCCGATGCGACGCCGGAGATCCAGGAGATCGACGAACAGCTCGCTCCGCTCATGGCGGCCCATCAGGATGCCATCACTCTCGACGCTGCGCTGTACTGGCGCGTGCAGCAGGTGCACTCGCACCTCGACGATGTCGAGCTCGATGATGAGCAGCGGTACCTCGTCGAACGGCACCACCGCGAGATGACCCACGCGGGCGCGGCCCTCGGCGACGAGGCGAAGAGCAGACTCACCGCCCTGAACCAGCAGCTGTCGACGCTGAACAACACCTTCGAGCGCAACCTCCTCAACGACACGAACGACCTCGCGGTGGTGTTCGACTCGCCCGAGGAGCTCGCGGGCCTCAGCAGCGGTGAGCTCTCCGCAGCGGCTCGCTCGGCGGCGGATCGCGGCCTCGACGGACGCTTCGTCATCTCCCTCCCGCTGTTCACCGGGCATCCGCACCTGGCGCAGCTCCGCGATCGCGAGTCGCGTCGCCGCATCCTGGCGGCCTCGCAGTCGCGCGCGTCGCGTAACAACGGGAACGACAATCGTCCCGTGCTCGCCGAGATCGTGCGCCTCCGCGCCGAGCGCGCGGCACTGCTCGGCTATGCCTCGCACGCCGCGTACGTGACGGCAGACGAGACGGCCGGCACGCCGGACGCGGTCGAGCGGATGCTGCGCGATCTCGCGGCGCCATCTGCACGCAACGCACGAGCCGAGAAGGAAGCCCTGCAGGCGATCGTCGACGAGACCGAGGCGACGCCCTTCGCGGTCGAGGCGCACGACTGGGCTTTCTACACGGAGAAGGTGCGGACCGCCCGATACGCGATCGACACGAGCGCGCTCCGTCCGTGGTTCGAGGCCGAGCGGGTCCTGAAGGACGGCGTGTTCTTCGCTGCGACGAAGCTCTACGGGGTGACGTTCGCAGAGCGCCGGGACCTCCGGGCCTACCACCCGGGTGCGCGTGTATTCGAGGTGAGGGACGCGGACGGGAGCGCGGTCGGACTGTACGTGCTCGATCTCTATACCCGCGACTCGAAGCGCGGTGGCGCCTGGATGAATCCGATCGTGAGCCAGTCGCGCCTGCGCGGGACGCTGCCCGTGGTGGTCAACAACCTCAACGTGGCGCTCCCCGGAGAGGGAGAGCCCACGCTGCTCACCCTCGACGAGGTCACGACGCTCTTCCACGAGTTCGGCCACGCTCTGCACGGCCTTTTCGCCGTCGTCACCTACCCGCACTTCGCCGGAACGAACGTCTTCCGCGACTTCGTGGAGTTCCCGAGTCAGGTGAACGAGATGTGGATCCTGTGGCCCGAGGTCCTCGACAACTATGCCCGGCATCATGAGACGGGAGAGCCGCTCGACCCCGCGATCGTCGAACGACTGCGCGCGACGGAGACGTTCAACCAGGGCCACGACACGAGCGAATACCTCGCAGCCGCCTGGCTTGACCAGGCATGGCATCGCGTGAGCACGCAGACGGAGATCCTCGACGTGGCCGACTTCGAGGCCGCCGCCCTCGCCGACATCGGACTCGACGATCCTGCCGTGCCGACCCGCTACTCGTCGACCTATTTCGCACACGTCTTCTCGGGCGGATACAGCGCCGGCTACTACTCCTACATCTGGAGTGAGGTTCTCGACGCGGACACCGTCGAGTGGTTCCGCGAGAACGGCGGACTCACCCGCGAGAACGGCGACCGGTTCCGCTTCCGTCTCCTCGGCGTCGGAGGGTCCAAGGATCCGCTCGACGCCTACCGCGATTTCCGCGGGCGCGATGCAGAGATCGCACCGCTCCTGAAGCGGCGCGGACTCGAGGCGTGA